GGTCCACGACCAGGGTGCCATCGCGGTAGATGTGCGGCTGGTGATTACGTCCGAAAAATAAAACCTAATTTTTACCGCAGGCCAGCAAAATATCCTTGGCCTGTAACCGGAGATCGAGGATGCAAGCCCTTTATATCACATCTACTACTCCGACCAGCGGCAAAACCGCGTTGTGTTACGGGCTGGCGGCACGTATGCGACAGGACGGCCTACGGGTAGGATATTTCCAGCCCCTGGTGATTTTGAAGCAGGACGGCAGCGGAGATGCTATCAGTAAGGATGCCAGCTTTATGCGCGCCGCTCTTAACCTCAAGGAGAGTCAAGAAGTCTTATCGCCAGTAATAATTGACGCCGCGGGGTTGGAAAAAGCCCTGGGGGGCCAACCCAGCAATTATGCCGAGCGGATCGAGCAGGCGTTTGTCGAAGTGGCAAAAGATAAAGATGTTCTGTTGATTGAAGGCGCTGCCACATTGAACGAGGGGCTGCTGCTCGATCTGCCCCCTCAGGCGCTTGCCGCCCGTTTTAATACCCGGGTCTTGGTAGTGATAAAATATAGTGATGAACTGGCTCTAGATGGCTTGCTGGCCGCCAAAGTTCAGTTTGGCGCCAGCCTCTTGGGGGCGGTCCTCAACGAAGTGCCGCTACCCAATCTGCAATTCGTCGAGCACTCAGTAGTGCCTTTCCTCCTGAGCCGCAGGGTGCCGGTATATGCCACTCTGCCCCGGGAACGGCTGCTGATGGCCCTTACAGTAAATGAAATCGCTGAATTTTTGGGAGCCGAGATTTTGAATTCCCCTGAGCAGGGGGACCAATTGGTGGAGAACTTCCTGGTCGGGGCCATGAGTGTAGACGCGGCCCTGTCATATTTCCGTCGCCAGCCCCACAAAGCGGTGATAACGGGCGGTGATCGCTCCGATATTCAGTTGGCAGCCCTCGAAACCTCCACCCGCTGCATCGTTCTTACCGGCAATATCCCTCCCGGAGCGGTAATTTTGAGCCGGGCCGAAGAATTGGCCGTGCCGCTGCTGCTAGCCAAACAAGACACCCTGAGCGTAGTGGAGATCCTGGAGCAGTATTTTGGTCGGATACATTTCCATCAGCCTCATAAGGTGGCTTTTTATCAAGAATTATTAGCCAAATATTTTGATTTCCCTCGCTTCTATGCTGACCTAAAAATTAATCAAGAATAACTCTAACACAGAGTTCTTATGACCTGCATTAGTCGCATTGATATGGGGCTGCTCAGCTTATTGCCGATGGTGGTCAAAACTTCTTTCGATGGCTAGGGTGGGTGGATGACCACCTTGTCAGTTTGTCATCTTGGAAGGCTGGCTGTTCGATCCGAACCAGGCCGCTGCCAGGGCCATGAGCTTGATGAGGGTGGTAACTCACCTATGGGTAAGAAACTCTTCCAACCCATGATGGAGTAAAGCAAAGGCGATGCGGCGCTGGTCAAAGCCGGAATGTTACCTTGCGTTCGCTGCTTTTTATGGCTAAACTTAATATTTATTTGCGCCTGTAGCTCAGCCGGACAGAGCAACGGACTTCTAATCCGTCGGTCGCAGGTTCGAATCCTGCCAGGCGCGCCAGGAAAATCAAGGGGTTAGCTAAATCGGCCAACCCTTCTTTTTTCTTGGTGTCCATATAGGTGTCCATGCAATCAGATTTTCTTCCCTACCAGGTTCTTGAGTTCCTCTTTGGTCACTGTTTCCTCTTTGGTCACTGTGTTATAACGCTTGAACACGCTCATGGTCTTATGGCCGCTCGCCGCCATGATGCGAAAGTAGTCATGACCCTGGAGCCGCCAGTTGTTGATGGCCGTGTGCCTCAAGTCGTGAAAAGTGAAGTCATTAAGCCCGGCACGCCTGCAGGCCGTAATGAATGACTTCTTAATGGACGCCACCGACCGCCCTTTATAGGTGAATACCTTAACCCCTGGCAGTCCTCGCACCATGCCCTTAAACATGGTGATCAATTCCGAGTTCAACGGTACTAGCCGGCCTTCATTGGTCTTGCAATCCTCTGGCCGTAGCTCAATAAAGCCGTCCTTAAGGTCCACCTGGCCCCAGGTCAGGCTAAGAATTTCCCCTTGGCGCATACCGGTATAATAAGCCAGCTTGACAATGGGCTTTAAATGGGCCGGACAGTGGGTCAGCAACCGGGTGTATTCTTCTGGGGT
The window above is part of the Deltaproteobacteria bacterium genome. Proteins encoded here:
- a CDS encoding phosphotransacetylase family protein, giving the protein MQALYITSTTPTSGKTALCYGLAARMRQDGLRVGYFQPLVILKQDGSGDAISKDASFMRAALNLKESQEVLSPVIIDAAGLEKALGGQPSNYAERIEQAFVEVAKDKDVLLIEGAATLNEGLLLDLPPQALAARFNTRVLVVIKYSDELALDGLLAAKVQFGASLLGAVLNEVPLPNLQFVEHSVVPFLLSRRVPVYATLPRERLLMALTVNEIAEFLGAEILNSPEQGDQLVENFLVGAMSVDAALSYFRRQPHKAVITGGDRSDIQLAALETSTRCIVLTGNIPPGAVILSRAEELAVPLLLAKQDTLSVVEILEQYFGRIHFHQPHKVAFYQELLAKYFDFPRFYADLKINQE